One part of the Ruegeria sp. AD91A genome encodes these proteins:
- a CDS encoding LysR family transcriptional regulator: MSYLDNIRTFVRVYELGSMSAAGRDLRVSPAVTSARISQLEEHLGVRLFQRTTRSLTPTEQGKSFYRGAAEILEAVESAEAQIVNLTENLKGSLYVAAPLGVGRRLIAPQVPKFLAEYPEVNVRLRLTDRKVDLTTEGLDLAFFLGQPEDSNLRIRKIADVERVLCASPKYIKKRGMPESGDALIADEHECLNLRFPGATEFQWLLRTDAGPKRFRVSGRFESDDGDVLTDWALGGHGIALKPKFEIAQHLKAGNLVPVAEKTPPEPIQMACLFTHRRMQDPKTRLFMEFIIERIGSSIAAANTSR, translated from the coding sequence ATGTCCTACCTTGATAACATCAGAACCTTTGTCCGGGTCTACGAACTGGGCAGCATGTCTGCCGCGGGCCGTGATTTGAGGGTTTCGCCAGCTGTTACGTCGGCGCGTATATCGCAATTGGAAGAGCATCTTGGCGTGCGTTTGTTCCAACGCACGACACGCAGCCTGACGCCCACCGAGCAGGGAAAATCTTTCTATCGTGGCGCAGCAGAGATCCTAGAAGCAGTCGAAAGTGCCGAAGCCCAGATCGTCAATCTTACCGAGAACCTGAAAGGGTCACTCTATGTCGCCGCGCCCTTGGGGGTTGGGCGTCGGTTGATAGCACCGCAGGTCCCAAAGTTTCTTGCCGAGTACCCCGAGGTGAACGTCAGGCTGAGGCTGACGGACCGAAAGGTTGATCTGACAACCGAGGGTCTGGACCTGGCTTTTTTCCTGGGTCAGCCAGAAGACAGCAACTTGCGTATTCGCAAGATCGCCGATGTCGAAAGGGTGCTTTGTGCATCTCCGAAATACATCAAAAAACGTGGGATGCCCGAAAGCGGTGACGCGTTAATCGCTGATGAGCACGAGTGTCTCAATTTGCGGTTCCCCGGCGCGACCGAGTTTCAATGGCTCTTGAGGACCGATGCGGGGCCAAAACGGTTCCGGGTTTCCGGACGTTTCGAGTCAGACGACGGCGACGTGCTGACAGACTGGGCGCTTGGCGGGCATGGCATCGCGTTGAAGCCGAAATTTGAGATTGCGCAGCATCTCAAGGCGGGAAATCTGGTTCCGGTGGCAGAGAAGACGCCGCCGGAACCAATTCAGATGGCATGTCTGTTTACGCACCGCCGTATGCAGGACCCCAAAACGCGGCTTTTCATGGAATTCATAATAGAACGCATCGGGTCGTCGATTGCGGCAGCAAATACGTCCCGGTAG
- the uraH gene encoding hydroxyisourate hydrolase has translation MTGYLTTHVLDTARGCPAEGLKIELFRIEGANRELLKTLVTNDDGRTDKQILPEAEFSTGEYELVFHAGDYLDASGTPPENPRFLNVIPIRFGMSEHSHYHVPLLLSPFGYATYRGS, from the coding sequence ATGACCGGTTACCTTACAACACATGTTCTGGATACGGCGCGAGGGTGTCCCGCCGAAGGATTGAAGATCGAACTGTTCCGCATTGAAGGTGCAAACCGCGAGTTGCTGAAAACTCTGGTCACCAATGACGACGGCAGGACCGACAAACAAATTCTGCCCGAGGCAGAGTTTTCAACAGGTGAATACGAACTTGTCTTCCATGCCGGAGATTACCTTGATGCCTCTGGCACACCACCTGAAAACCCACGCTTTCTGAACGTCATCCCGATCCGCTTTGGAATGTCCGAACACTCGCATTACCACGTGCCTCTGCTGCTTTCACCCTTCGGATACGCGACCTATCGCGGCAGCTGA
- a CDS encoding urate hydroxylase PuuD, with protein sequence MYDLAVMWEWIAFSVRWLHVITAMAWIGASFYFIALDLMLKPNPALPDGAYGEEWEVHGGGFYHTVKYLVAPSRMPEHLTWHKWQSYTTWLSGAALLMIIYWVGGELFLLDPTKVDLALWQGILISGGSLTIGWLVYDQMCKSKLSDHPTVLMLLLFVILVIMSWGYNQIFTGRAALLHLGAFTATIMTANVFFQIMPNQRIVVEDLKAGRTPDAKYGKIAKVRSTHNNYLTLPVVFLMLSNHYPLAFGTEYSWIIASLIFLTGVTIRHYFNTMHATGKGPHWTWGVTVLLMVVIAWLSSVRNTETWEDAEARDLTPYEQKFASAAGFEDAYDTVLGNCSMCHAREPVYDTMKWAPKKVYLETPGDVARNADQIYLQAGISHAMPPPSAVQMDEEARQTIIAWVREVRDQ encoded by the coding sequence ATGTATGACTTGGCCGTAATGTGGGAGTGGATCGCCTTTTCCGTCCGTTGGCTGCATGTGATCACCGCGATGGCGTGGATTGGTGCGTCATTCTACTTTATCGCGCTGGACCTCATGTTGAAGCCAAACCCTGCCTTGCCGGACGGGGCCTACGGCGAAGAATGGGAAGTACATGGCGGCGGTTTCTACCACACCGTCAAGTATCTGGTTGCGCCCTCGCGCATGCCCGAGCACCTGACCTGGCACAAATGGCAGAGTTACACGACCTGGCTGTCGGGCGCGGCGTTGCTCATGATCATATATTGGGTCGGGGGCGAGTTGTTCCTGCTTGATCCGACCAAAGTGGACCTGGCGCTGTGGCAGGGGATCCTGATTTCTGGCGGATCGCTGACCATTGGCTGGCTGGTCTACGACCAGATGTGCAAATCGAAGCTGAGTGATCACCCGACCGTTCTGATGCTGCTGTTGTTCGTGATCCTGGTGATCATGTCGTGGGGTTACAACCAGATCTTCACCGGTCGCGCCGCGCTTTTGCATCTTGGAGCCTTCACTGCGACAATCATGACGGCCAACGTGTTCTTTCAGATCATGCCGAACCAACGGATCGTGGTCGAAGACCTCAAGGCCGGTCGGACGCCTGATGCCAAATACGGCAAGATCGCCAAGGTACGATCCACGCATAACAACTACCTGACTTTGCCGGTCGTTTTCCTGATGCTGTCGAACCACTATCCGCTTGCTTTCGGCACCGAGTATTCCTGGATCATCGCCAGCCTGATCTTTCTGACGGGCGTCACCATCCGTCACTACTTCAACACGATGCATGCAACCGGGAAAGGCCCGCACTGGACTTGGGGGGTGACGGTTCTGCTAATGGTCGTGATCGCCTGGCTGTCTTCGGTGAGAAACACTGAGACATGGGAGGACGCCGAAGCGCGTGACCTGACGCCATACGAACAGAAATTTGCGTCAGCCGCGGGCTTCGAAGACGCCTATGACACGGTCTTGGGTAATTGCTCGATGTGCCACGCCCGCGAGCCGGTGTACGACACCATGAAATGGGCCCCGAAGAAGGTCTATCTTGAGACACCCGGCGATGTCGCCCGCAACGCCGACCAAATCTATCTGCAAGCCGGCATCAGCCATGCAATGCCACCACCATCTGCAGTGCAAATGGATGAAGAGGCACGCCAAACCATCATCGCATGGGTGCGTGAGGTCAGAGACCAATAG